The Haloplanus natans DSM 17983 DNA segment GTGTCGTCCGAATTCGGGCGGAAGACGGGTTCAAAACGGCGGCTCTCGCCATCATAAACGATACTCAGGGGGAGAAAGTATATCAGTCGCTAACCCTTCAGTTCGACCAACGATACCGTTCTATGAACGACGACACGAACACGGACAAGCGCCCGGCCGACGGCGCGGAACGGGTCGACGACGACCCGGCCCGTGACGACGCTGGCGGGGCCGACGAATGGGAAGACGACGTCCCTGTCCCGTCCGGACCGGAACCCGGTGACCAACCGGGTGACGGCGCGGACGAGGGGTCCATCGAGGACCTCGGCAGCGACGTCCAGATCGACGCCGAAATCGACGAGGACGCGGAGGACGGCCTCCTCGGTGGGCTCCAGATCGAGTCGACCGCCGAGATTCAGGTCCCCGACCGTCTGGTCGATCAGGTGATCGGACAGGAACACGCCCGCGACGTCGTGATGAAGGCGGCCAAACAGCGCCGACACGTCATGATGATCGGCTCGCCCGGGACGGGCAAGTCGATGCTCGCGAAGGCGATGAGCGAACTCCTCCCCAAGGAGGAACTCCAAGACGTTCTCGTCTACCACAACCCCGACGACGGCAACGAACCGAAGGTTCGGACCGTGCCCTCGGGGAAGGGCGATCAGATCGTCGAGGCCCACAAGGAAGAGGCCCGCAAGCGCAACCAGATGCGCTCCTTTTTGATGTGGATCATCATCGCCATCGTGCTGGGCTACTCGCTGATCATCGCCGGGAACATCCTGCTCGGCATCCTCGCGGCCGGGATCATCTACCTCGCGTTCCGCTACGGCTCCCGTGGCTCCGACGCGATGATTCCGAACCTGATCGTGAACACCGCGGATCAGCAGACGGCGCCGTTCGAGGACGCCACGGGCGCCCACGCCGGCGCGCTGCTGGGCGACGTGCGCCACGACCCGTTCCAGTCCGGTGGCATGGAGACGCCCTCGCATGACCGCGTCGAACCGGGTGCCATCCACAAGGCCAACAAGGGCGTGCTGTTCATCGACGAGATCAACACGCTCGACGTGCGCTCCCAGCAGCACCTGATGACGGCGATTCAGGAGGGCGAGTTCGGCATCACCGGCCAGTCCGAGCGCTCCTCGGGCGCGATGGTCCAGACCGAACCCGTCCCCTGTGATTTCGTCATGATCGCCGCCGGGAACCTCGACGCCATGGAGAACATGCACCCCGCGCTCCGCTCGCGGATCAAGGGCTACGGCTACGAGGTGTACATGGACGACACCATCGAGGACACCCCGGAGATGCGCCGGAAGTACGCCCGGTTCATCGCCCAGGAAGTTGAAAAGGACGGCCGCCTGCCCCACTTCACCGACAAGGCCATCGAGGAGGTCATCCTCGAGGCCCGCCGACGCGCCGGCCGGAAAGGCCACCTGACCCTCGAACTCCGGAACCTCGGTGGTCTGGTCCGTGTCGCGGGCGACATCGCCCGCGCCGAAGACGCGGAGTACACCACCCGGGACCACATCCTGCAGGCGAAGGGCCGCTCCCGGAGTATCGAACAGCAGCTCGCGGACGACTACATCCAGCGCCGCAAGGACTACGAACTGCAGGTCAGCGAGGGGTACGTCGTCGGCCGCGTCAACGGACTCGCCGTGATGGGCGAGGACTCCGGTATCGTCCTCCCCGTGATGGCCGAGGTGACGCCCTCGCAGGGTCCCGGCGAGGTCATCGCCACGGGCCAACTGAAGGAGATGGCTCAGGAAGCGGTGTCGAACGTCTCCGCCATCATCAAGAAGTTCTCGGACGAGGACATCACCCAGAAGGACATCCACATCCAGTTCGTGCAGGCGGGCGAGGGCGGCGTCGACGGCGACTCCGCCTCCATCACCGTCGCCACGGCGGTCATCAGCGCGTTGGAGGGCGTCGGCGTCGATCAGTCGCTCGCGATGACCGGCTCGCTCTCGGTCCGGGGTGACGTGCTCCCCGTCGGCGGCGTCACGCACAAGATCGAGGCCGCCGCCAAGACCGGCTGTGATCGGGTCATCATCCCCGAGGCCAACATGCAGGACGTGATGATCGAGGACGAGTACGAGGACATGATCGAGATCATCCCCGTCAGCCACATCAGCGAGGTGCTGGACGTGGCCCTCGAAGGCGAACCCGAGAAGGACTCGCTGGTCGACCGGCTCAAGACGATCACCGGCTCGGCGCTCGACAAACAGAGCGTCAACCAGGGCCCGAGCAGCCCCAGTCCGCAGTAGGGATTCGCGCCCGTCGACTTCCTGTTTCGACTCCGATGGGAGTTCGCTAATGTCCGAGTGGACGGCCTTCGCCGGATTCGTCGGCGTCGTCCTCGTGGGGCTGTTGCTTCTCGCGCGTGCCTCGGCGACCGCACTTACACCGTCGGAACCACCGGTCCCGGAGACGCCGACGGCGACGGAGTATCCCGCCACGCTCGACGCCCGCGTCGTCGACGACGGTCGATCCAGTCCCCCGAACCTCTCGACGGCGACGCTCCTCCTCAACGTCGTCGTCTCGCAGGGGCTGTTCGCCTCGCTGCTCCTCGTGGGGATGTGGGTCGCGTCGATTCCGCCGGCATCGCTCGGACTCGGCGCCGACTCGCTCGCGTTGTACCCCCTCGCCGTCGGTGTCGGCCTCGGTGTTACGCTCCACGGCGCCAACACCGTCGGTTCGCGCCTGAGCGATCGGTTCGGCTTCGGCGACGCGACGGCGCTTCGGGAGGCGATGGCGCCCGACTCCGTCCCCGGGTGGGCGGCCCTGTTACTGGTCGTGCTCCCCCTCGTCGCCGGATTCGAGGAACTCCTCTTTCGGGGCGTGCTGATCGGCGCGTTCGCGACGGGCTTTGACCTCTCGCCGTGGCT contains these protein-coding regions:
- the lonB gene encoding ATP-dependent protease LonB, giving the protein MNDDTNTDKRPADGAERVDDDPARDDAGGADEWEDDVPVPSGPEPGDQPGDGADEGSIEDLGSDVQIDAEIDEDAEDGLLGGLQIESTAEIQVPDRLVDQVIGQEHARDVVMKAAKQRRHVMMIGSPGTGKSMLAKAMSELLPKEELQDVLVYHNPDDGNEPKVRTVPSGKGDQIVEAHKEEARKRNQMRSFLMWIIIAIVLGYSLIIAGNILLGILAAGIIYLAFRYGSRGSDAMIPNLIVNTADQQTAPFEDATGAHAGALLGDVRHDPFQSGGMETPSHDRVEPGAIHKANKGVLFIDEINTLDVRSQQHLMTAIQEGEFGITGQSERSSGAMVQTEPVPCDFVMIAAGNLDAMENMHPALRSRIKGYGYEVYMDDTIEDTPEMRRKYARFIAQEVEKDGRLPHFTDKAIEEVILEARRRAGRKGHLTLELRNLGGLVRVAGDIARAEDAEYTTRDHILQAKGRSRSIEQQLADDYIQRRKDYELQVSEGYVVGRVNGLAVMGEDSGIVLPVMAEVTPSQGPGEVIATGQLKEMAQEAVSNVSAIIKKFSDEDITQKDIHIQFVQAGEGGVDGDSASITVATAVISALEGVGVDQSLAMTGSLSVRGDVLPVGGVTHKIEAAAKTGCDRVIIPEANMQDVMIEDEYEDMIEIIPVSHISEVLDVALEGEPEKDSLVDRLKTITGSALDKQSVNQGPSSPSPQ
- a CDS encoding CPBP family intramembrane glutamic endopeptidase, with the protein product MSEWTAFAGFVGVVLVGLLLLARASATALTPSEPPVPETPTATEYPATLDARVVDDGRSSPPNLSTATLLLNVVVSQGLFASLLLVGMWVASIPPASLGLGADSLALYPLAVGVGLGVTLHGANTVGSRLSDRFGFGDATALREAMAPDSVPGWAALLLVVLPLVAGFEELLFRGVLIGAFATGFDLSPWLLAAFSSVAFALGHGAQGRAGVVVTGTLGFVLAAAFVLTGSLAAVIVAHYLVNALEFVVHER